A region of the bacterium genome:
GAAAATTCATTGATATTTGCAAACTCGGAACTTTTCCACGGCGAGGGTTGCTCTGTTTTTGCCGGGCCTTATACTGTTTCTCATCATAAATCGACACTTCTTATAGCCGGGTTCTTCTCATTTTACAATGCAGGCAGCGGAACCAACCAGAGTAATCACATGTACAAGCTGGGCCCAGTGCATCAGGGAGTTTTGGAGAGAGGCTCAAAAACAGGCTCTTTCAGCTACATGATGTGGCCAAGCCAGACAGGGCCGTTTACAAATGTTATCGGAAAACACTATACACATTTTGATACTAGTGACCTGCCCTTCTCAATAATAACGGAAGAGGAGGGAAAGAGTATACTCTCTCCAGCGATGAATCTTTTTACAGTAGGGACAAAAAGAGACTCGCAGAAGTGGCCTGACAGAGATAAAAGAAAGGGTGAGGATAAGTTGGATATGATACATTTTAAACTTTTCTCACCGTTTATTATACAAAAAGTTGTTAAAGGAATCAGGATTTTAAAGGACCTGCAGGAAACATCAAAAAAGGGCCAGGAATTTGTTCATTTTAACGGTACGAATATCAGAAGGCTCCTTTTACGGCCGAGCATCAAATATTATGAGATGGCAGTGAAAATTTTTACAGGACAGGTGGTTGCAGAATATATATTATCCGAACAGAATAAACAAAAAAGTATAAAAGCGGTTTTCAAAGATATGAATCTCAAAAATGAAGAAAATCAAACCTGGTTTGATATCGGAGGTATGTTTGCAAAAAAAGAAAGAATGGATGAATTAATCCGAAGTGTTGAAGCAGGCACAGTAAAAGATATAGCAGAATTAAATGCAGGATTAAGAAAAGTATACGAAAATTATAATAATGATGAGCTGCTGTGGTGCTTGAATCTGATTAAAGAGATTAAAAGCGTAGAAGCAGATTCCCTTTCTATTGAACAGATAAAAGATATAATAGATGAGTGGAAAGAAAATGCCGTAAAACTTAATAACATGATTTTAAGAGATGCGGAAAAGGAGTATGATAAGGCATCTGCAATTAGTTACGGACGGGACGGAATAAAGGATGATAAAGATAATGATTTTAAATCTGTCCGCGGATTATTTGAGGATAACAGTTTTGTCAATGCAGTTAAGAAGGAATCAATAGATATAGAAAATCTGCATAAAAGGGCGATAGATATATTAAATGAGCGTTGGGAGTAAAAGTGTGATGAATTTATCAGGAGTTGAGGATTATTTTTTAAAAAAAAGCGGATATGATTTAAAATATGAGCCTGAAGAAAAAATAGGAGTTGTAACAGTCAGCAACTTTCCTCTTCTCGGAAAGCTGACAGCTCTGCGTTTTATTGAATGGGTACAGGCGAATCCCGGCGGTGTTGTTTCTCTGCCTACAGGAAAAACGCCTGAATTTTTCATAAAATATTTTTTACACTATATTAAAACATGGAACAAAAAAGAAACAGCAGAAGAACTTGTCAAACATAGAATAGATCCTTCTATAAAACCTGATGTATCAAGTCTTCATTTTGTTCAGATTGATGAGTTTTATCCAATCAATCCCGCTCAACACAACAGCTTCTATTATTATGTTAATAAGTTTTATATAGATAGATTTGGGTTTGACAGAGAAAAGGCATTGTTGATAAACTGTAAAAAAATCGGAATTCCTGAAAAAACAAAATTAGAAGATGTCTGGCCTGAAATGTGGGTTGATCTGACTCTGAGATACAGAAAGCCCAAATCGAACATTGAGACTTTACAGAAATCTGTTCTTGAAGAAGTTGATCAGTGGTGTTCAGAATATGAGGAAAAAATTCGCGCACTGGGAGGAATAGGTTTTTTCCTGGGAGGAATCGGACCTGACGGGCATATTGCATTCAATATAAGAGGTTCTGATCACCAGTGTACCACCAGGCTGACTCCAATAAATTATGAAACACAAGCTGCTGCAGCAACAGATCTGGGAGGTATTGAGGTATCAAAAAAGCGGCATGCTATAACAATAGGACTTTCAACAATAACATACAATAGTAATGCCCTTGCAATAATTATTGCTGCCGGAGAAACTAAGGCAAAAGTTGTAGCAGATGCGGTTCAGCAGGAAGAGCACGTTAAATATCCTGCTACAGCATTACACAAGCTGAACAAATCCAGGTTTTATGTTACAAGATCTGCTGCAAGCCTTCTTACTGAAAGAAAGTATCTGGATCTGAAAAGAGCAAAAGTTATTGAGTGGCAGAGTGCTGAAGAGATTATTACTGATCTTGCTGTAAGAAAAAAGAAAGCATTTAAAAAACTTACGGGAAAAGATTTTGAATCTGACAGATTCGCTTCACTGATAAAAACTCGTACCGGTGGTTCCTGTAAAGATATTACAAATAAGGCCAGTGAAAGTTTCATAAATAAAATAAATACAGGAGCAGAAACTTTAAAGGGAACAAGGTTTCTACATACAGCACCTCATCACGATGATATTATGCTTGGATATCTTCCATATGCCATAAGACATATAAGAGACGCAAGCAACACACAATTTTTTGCTTATATGACTTCAGGATTCACAGCTGTAACAAACAATTATGCTTTGTATATGGTTGAAAATCTGAAGAAATTTTTTAGTAAAAAATATTTTAAAGAACTTTTTAACATCGATTATTTTAATCCTGAGAGAGGCCATTTTTGCAACAGAGATGTTTGGCAGTATCTGGACGGAGTGGCAGCCAAGAACGAGGAGATGAAGAGAGAAGGTGAGGCAAGGCGCTTTCTGCGGATTTTAATCAATGTTTACCAGGAAAAAGCAATAGAAAAAATCTCATTAAAGTTAGATGAACTTTCGGATTATTTTAAAACTCAGTACCCAGGAAAAAAAGACAGTAAAAAAATACAGGTTCTAAAAGGCATGATAAGAGAATGGGAAGCTGACTGTTTGTGGGGTTATCTGGGATTTGATTCGGGAGCCATACGTCATATGAGACTTGGTTTTTATACAGGAGACATTTTTACAGAAGAACCTACTGTCAGTAGAGATGTTGCTCCAATTGTATCGCTGCTTAAAGAGTGTAATCCGGATGTTGTTACAGTTGCCCTGGACCCTGAAGGAAGCGGACCGGATACTCATTATAAAGTAATGCAGGCTATTGCTGAATCGTTGCGGCAGTATGAAAAATTAAGCGGCAGGTCTGATATTGAAGTGTGGGGGTACAGAAATGTATGGTATAAATTTAAACCTTCTGAAGCAGATATTTTTGTGCCTGTGTCACTTAATATGTTTTCACTTATGGACAGCGCATTTTTGAATGCATTTCGTTCTCAAAAAAATGCATCGTTCCCCAGTTATGAACACGATGGCCCGTTTTCATCGCTGGCACGGAGTATTCAGGTTATGCAGTACAGCATGATTAAAACCTGTCTTGGCAGAGAGTTTTTTAATGATCACCCACATCCTCTAATTCGGGCAACAAGGGGCTTTGTGTTTTTGAAGAAGATGACTTTGGATGATTTTTATCACCACGCAAGGCATTTAAAGGAGTCTATAGAAGAGCGACGAGATTAAAGGATAAGATATAAGGACACACATACATTTTATTTTTTATAAGTCTCCCTTTCAAAAAGAGGACACCGAATGATTTCATGCTATATATTAATAAAAAATCGGGTGCATTTTGTTTTACATTTTCAGCCTTATTTTATTTGTGTTATTATATGATTTTTTGTATATTTGAAATATTTAAATAGGAATAATTCATTATTTACAGTCTACACAAATCCTTGATTTATATGTTATTAATACAAAACCGGAACGGGGAGTCGATATGCACAGAAAAATGGCACTTATCCTTATTTTGATGTTTGGTTTTATTATGTTTT
Encoded here:
- a CDS encoding DUF4954 family protein, with amino-acid sequence MNFSKLNNDEIELLEKKGCSSGNWDNVFAGKDFSPHFIENVKFIGNVIISGFTKELTSQGEKTGIYNTCLSDCETGLNVSINSTGIIKNYIIEDEAVITGTNEISADKDSGFGNGVKVDVLNEAGGRTVPIFDRLNSQIAYMLVFYRYRTDFIDKILKLVNNYIHKKIEVKGRIGKRSIITGCGIIRNVCVGDYAVIEGALELENGTIASEESASSKIGIGVICRDFIVLSGSKVESGAILESCFVGQSVTIGKQYSAENSLIFANSELFHGEGCSVFAGPYTVSHHKSTLLIAGFFSFYNAGSGTNQSNHMYKLGPVHQGVLERGSKTGSFSYMMWPSQTGPFTNVIGKHYTHFDTSDLPFSIITEEEGKSILSPAMNLFTVGTKRDSQKWPDRDKRKGEDKLDMIHFKLFSPFIIQKVVKGIRILKDLQETSKKGQEFVHFNGTNIRRLLLRPSIKYYEMAVKIFTGQVVAEYILSEQNKQKSIKAVFKDMNLKNEENQTWFDIGGMFAKKERMDELIRSVEAGTVKDIAELNAGLRKVYENYNNDELLWCLNLIKEIKSVEADSLSIEQIKDIIDEWKENAVKLNNMILRDAEKEYDKASAISYGRDGIKDDKDNDFKSVRGLFEDNSFVNAVKKESIDIENLHKRAIDILNERWE
- a CDS encoding 6-phosphogluconolactonase; its protein translation is MSVGSKSVMNLSGVEDYFLKKSGYDLKYEPEEKIGVVTVSNFPLLGKLTALRFIEWVQANPGGVVSLPTGKTPEFFIKYFLHYIKTWNKKETAEELVKHRIDPSIKPDVSSLHFVQIDEFYPINPAQHNSFYYYVNKFYIDRFGFDREKALLINCKKIGIPEKTKLEDVWPEMWVDLTLRYRKPKSNIETLQKSVLEEVDQWCSEYEEKIRALGGIGFFLGGIGPDGHIAFNIRGSDHQCTTRLTPINYETQAAAATDLGGIEVSKKRHAITIGLSTITYNSNALAIIIAAGETKAKVVADAVQQEEHVKYPATALHKLNKSRFYVTRSAASLLTERKYLDLKRAKVIEWQSAEEIITDLAVRKKKAFKKLTGKDFESDRFASLIKTRTGGSCKDITNKASESFINKINTGAETLKGTRFLHTAPHHDDIMLGYLPYAIRHIRDASNTQFFAYMTSGFTAVTNNYALYMVENLKKFFSKKYFKELFNIDYFNPERGHFCNRDVWQYLDGVAAKNEEMKREGEARRFLRILINVYQEKAIEKISLKLDELSDYFKTQYPGKKDSKKIQVLKGMIREWEADCLWGYLGFDSGAIRHMRLGFYTGDIFTEEPTVSRDVAPIVSLLKECNPDVVTVALDPEGSGPDTHYKVMQAIAESLRQYEKLSGRSDIEVWGYRNVWYKFKPSEADIFVPVSLNMFSLMDSAFLNAFRSQKNASFPSYEHDGPFSSLARSIQVMQYSMIKTCLGREFFNDHPHPLIRATRGFVFLKKMTLDDFYHHARHLKESIEERRD